In the genome of Arachis stenosperma cultivar V10309 chromosome 2, arast.V10309.gnm1.PFL2, whole genome shotgun sequence, the window aatatattttataccaTAAAAAtgtcatataaaaataataactaaaaactATTCTATAATTTGGTATATTTTCATTTCACATAAAaatgtttttatataaaaagttttgttttttcatattagataaaataaaatgaagagAAATAAGAAATAAGACAACTTACCGCATCCATTAAAGTCTCAACAAGAGCCAAGCTATTTATGATGACAAGGCCAGTTTCCCTAGAAGCCTCAGAGACAAAGGAATTAGTCCTTAAAGCAATGCAAGGATTAGGGAATGTCCTAATATACTCCTCATGGTTAAGCACTTCCCTTCCTCCAATTTCCAAACTCCTTATCCAAAGAGGCTCACAACTTTGTGCCATCTTCACCAACTCATCCATGGCAGCCAAACCAAGCTCCAACAACATTGACCTCTCCATTGACCTATCGAATCCGCCAACAACCGCGCTCGGCTGCGGCCGAGTGATCGCCGGCCCGGAAACCATACCCAAAGGACTAGACAAATTCACCCCAAATTCCTGCCCCAAAGGCAAGCTATTAGGCACATTTATGCTCAAGTTGCAACCATAGCCATTGTTATTGTTGCCAACCCCAAGCTCCAAACTTGAATTTGGCAACGGATGGGGCCCGCCCATGGACGAAATGGGCCGGCCCAAGAACTTGCCGGCGAGGGCACAAACCCGGTCTAATTCATCCTTTAGTCTTGCATTCTCAATCCTAAGATGTTGTTCCTCAAGAGAAAGCTCACCAATTATGGCAGGACCACCACAATTTGAACACATGGGGTTCCTCATTGCATCTCTAATTGACATGTTCTCAGCTCTAAGCTTGTCATTCTCTTGCCTTAGGAGTGTGTTCTCATGGCGCTCCAATTGAGTCTAGTACAATAATTTCATAGTACCCCATTAAAAAAGGAGagatttttattatattatatggTCCATATCATCAAAAATGGGTAGAAAAGCCATGCGAAAAGGAccttaaaaaaatgtttatagTTTTTATACCTTCATTTGGGTTCTCCGATTTTGGAACCAAAACTTCACCTGCCTTGTTTCCAAGCAAAGCCTTTTACTAAGTTCTAGCCTTTGTTTCTCGTCAGGATGGGGACACTCCTTAAACAacctataataataataaaaaatcatcatttagaaatgttataaaaaaaaaaagagggaaagaaattaaaatgaaatgAAGAACACACGATTCAAGCTCTTGTATTTGCTGAGGAGTGTGTCGGTGATAACGTTTTTTCCTTTTGGGATTATTGTTGTCGGCAGCATCTTGTTCATCGCCGGAGGCACCATCCATGTTATCACTTCCAGATCTGCTTTCATGTTCTTCTTCTCTGCTCCTTCTCAATCCTCCATTACTTCCTTCataattattgttgttgttctcACTCCCCATAATGTTGTTGTTATTCACATCCCCTTGTCCATCAAGATTCGTTTGCTGCttcatttcaacaaacacaaacaaaaccaaaccaagttattcataaaaaaaaacacttTCTATGTTTTAGCATCAATACCAATAAACAAAATACAAGTATGAACCATAATTTTGAGTTTATAAAACAAGATATATTATTGGAGGGAAGGAGTGAACTGAAAGCAAAAGGGGGTTAATGAAGGaagtaagaaaaaaaaaagagaaattatttatatttatatatgtaaacAAGATCTTGAATTTTTGTCTCACAAGTGCTAGAGAGAGGCCAGGTGAGTTGAACATTGATTTGGCCAAAGTTGGAGTAGTTGTTAAAAGGCGAGGCTGTGAGATTGCACCAGAGGGCATTGTTGTTCTATTATTATCGTTGTTGATGATGTTGTTCTTGGTAGTGCCACCACCACCGTTGTTATATGGAATTTCTACTATGTTTCTCACACCGCCGCCACCGCCACCGTCGTCGCCGCCACCGGAATTGTTGTCTAGAAACCCTCCAAAACTCATCAAAGAAGCCACTTTTGCTTTGCTAATCAAAACACACCTCAAAGGGACTAATAAATAAGCTTTTTTCACATATGGGTTCTGATCTTCATGTATAAGTAGTTACTTTGCAGATTCTGAAACTGATTGACCAAtttggatgatgatgatgatgaatgattCTCAGTAGCCCAGAATTTCCAAACAATAGAAGAGCTCAAAAGATGAACTGGGTCACTCAGAATGGAGCTTATATACTTGAGAGAACAATCAAAAACTAACCTTTGTAGCTAAGAAAAAAGGGGGGAAAATGAAAAATTATTGGAGACAGAGAGATAGAGGAGACAAAAGGATAAAGCTCTTTCCTAATGTCTCAACTCTCTCTCTATAACACtctaataacaaaaataatttaaaaaagaaagaaaaaaagggggtctttttcttctcttctattattgttgtttggagagaaagaaagagaacgaAGGCAAAGCctgaaaaaaagaagagatttttaatttttaattttttttttttgtttcaagcTTATTAGCTCTTCTTTCtctatctttctctctctctctcactctcacttTCTAAATGCCCTTTTAAGAGGTAACACTTTGAGGGAGCAAGAAGAAGTTCAGGGGTGGCTTCATATTCCAGTGAGGGTTAAAAAGGAAGAAAATGGATGTGGGAATGAACCCTAATGTGTGTGTATATATGCGTGTTATCTCGTTATCTGCATGCTTGACTTTTGTGAATGCTTAGAAGAAGGAACAGAAAagaataagtaaaaaaaaaaaggggaatcAATGAGTTTAACAAAGAAAATGGGTTTAGGAAAATGAtgaaatgaggagagagagagaggaaaaaaGTGAAGATAAAATGCAAGATGTGGAGTCATTGAAGCCTTACAAATAGATAGAGCCAAAAAGGGTCGGTTGACTCTTGCACTGTGATTTgctctctttcttctttcttacGTTGTGATAAAAATGTACCAAGAGATTGGTCGctaattatttttcataaagTTGTGTAATATactaatatattaatataagtttaaattagtgtatttttatAAGTATAATGGTGGTGTATCAGGTGCTAACGACTTAAAGATTaaatagtatattttttatttttatttaaaaattttgagttcgAATTTCACTGATAAATCAggtaatataaattataataataattcacaattttttattaattttattttctttaaaattgtgatttataattttttattttttttgttttatttaaaatcgTTATTTCTTATTCTAAATAAGTCtcatattaatatattatatcaaaatattataatattaacaaaattatcaataatagtccaacataaaaaattatacagatttaattttatttattaatatttttaaaataatttaaataatacaATCATGATTAAGAATTTCATTTTTTACCTTCAAGTTTAGATACCAATTCTCActttataatttgtatactaGATTTAgtgaatttcaaaaaaaataatataatattattatttattgagatataatattcaaaatttattctGATATATCGTGTTTCTAaaagtttttgtttttttagttTGGAGAAAATACATGGTTATTTATAAGTGataattattagataaaatatCATACTATTTTTTCAAACATTTTTACAATCCACTTTTTAATATTGTGGATAGTACtagtgtttttgtttttaagttgaattttattttaaaatttaaaatttaagttaaaaaaattgagagaataaaacattttttcttttggaaAGTAAAGTTTTTTCTAGTTCATATAAGAAAAAATCCAGCCAATGAATGAGTGAAACATAGGCAATGTACCCTTTTCATGACTTTTTGGGGGAAcgcttttttaatttttaggattttctgtGAGCTTTATGAGTTATGATGAAAAGTAAACTATGTTGCAATGATAAAATAGTAGGAAAGGTGAATTCAGGCTGGGATCCACAGGATgggccttttttttttttttttgaggagTGATGAGATGATCTTCCTTCCTTTCATTGGGATTTTCAATTATTGGACTCACTACTTTGCTTGATACACTCATGCGCAGACAAATACCACGCGACAAGGCATTCGTTTTTGTCCTCTTTTTTCTTTACTTGtgcaattatatattattttacatCTTACAcgtgtttaattattttttattttatcgtCAATTCCGCTACATATATAAATCTTTTTAGCAATTAAATTAGTCTAAATCTAACTAAAACCAATTTTATTAATAAGATCATATTAAATACATTCCAACTTTTCACTAACGCGTATCTCACGTTCTTTAATAtgaatatttctttttctttgtgtttcttctttctttcgcGTGTTTTTTATTTATCGTTGTTCTTTTATTGTTACTGTTATTACAACGGTTTTtttttctccctctcttcttaGTAGTTTTGTAACatgatgtatttttttaaatttttttatttttattcttgttaaaagataaaacaagaagaattatgagaagATGAAAcaaaaagtagaagaagaatttgaacaaaaaaaaagaagatgataatgatgaagaataagaagaaaaagaaaaaaagttatACTTCCATCAAGCAGCCTCGGCTAGAAGGAGGAACAACAGAATTGATGCGCTCTTACTGCATGGAGGTTGGTACAGATTCAGTCCAAAATAAAGGTTGCGATCAGagggttttgtaaaaatttgtATCGGCAATAATATGTGCCATTGATTAGATTTCGAGAAGGACTAGTGATGAAGATAGAGGGAGATGAGGCTACAGCATTAGAAGTAATGCCTTCTACTGAGGAAATTAGAGAAGTTGTTTGGGATTGTGAGTTAACGAAAGTCCCAGGTAATGACGGGTATAACATGAACTTCATTAAGAAGTGTTGGGATGAGATTGGTCATGAATTCACTGCAGCTGTGTTAGCTTTCTTCCATAGTGCCAAATTACTCACGGATGCGAATGTAACTTGGGTGGCGCTAGCTCCAAAGTTTGTGGGTGCTAAGGAGATTAAGGACCTCAAGCCTATTAGCATGGTTGAGTGTGTGTACAAAGTGATATCGAAAGTTTTGGTAAGAAGGATGAGTTCAGTGATGCCAAGACTAGTGGGAGAGACATAGAGTGCTTTTGTGAAGGGCCGAAAAATACATGACGGTACTCTCATTGCATGTGAAACAGTTCAGTGGCTTAGGACGAGTAAGAAGAAGGCGGCGATTATAAAGCTAGATTTTCAAAAGGCATATGACAGGGTCAGGTGGAGCTTTGTTGAGATTGTGTTAGAAAAGATGGGTTTTGGACATAGATGGAGAGCATGTGTAAAGGAATGTGTAAGTACAGCCTCTATGTCGGTTCTGACTAATGGGGCACTGTCCAAGCCGTTTAAGATGGAGAGAGGCCTAAGACAAGGGGATCCTCTATCTTCGTTCCTGTTTGTTCTTGTGGTTGACATATTACATAGGATGGTGGGAGAAGCTGTCAGAAATGGACGTATATCTTCTCTGTTGGTTGGGAGCGATAAAATAGAACTGTCACACTTACAGTTTGCGGACGACACTATTTTGTTCTGCCCACCAGAGACTGAGAAAATCTTGAATTATAAGAGGCTCCTGTGATGCTTTGAACTCATGTATGGACTAAATATCAACTTTGACAAATCGAATTTGATTTTCGTTAATTGTGAATCGGAATGGGTGACAAATATGTGTGGGCTACTAGATGTACTGAAGCGATCCTGCGTGTAAGGTACTTGGGAATACTCTTAGGAGCAAATCCTCGACTGCTGAAGACATGAAAACCGATTATAGACAAGGTAGAAGAGAAGTTCGGTCTGTGGAAAGCAAAGGTACTTAACAAAACTGGAAAGTTAGTTCTTATCAAGTCTGTGCTTAATAGCTTGCTAGTCTACTATCTTAACTTATATAAGATGCCAAAAGGGGTAGCAGAAAAGTTGATTGCGTTGCAAAGGAATTTTTTATGGAAAAAATAGGATGGTAATAATGGTATGTCTATGGTAAAATGGGAATTGGTGCAGGCTCCGAAAAAGACAGGAGGCTTGGGAGTGGGGGATGCTGTACCTAGGAATACAGCATTTCTGTTTAAGTGGTGGTGGCAGCTTTTAAAGGAGGATTGTCCGTTGTGGAAGAAGATTGTATGTTCATGTAATGACTTAAATCCAAATATAATGCTAGCAAATCAGTTACTACCCACAAAAGGAGGTCCGTGAAAAGATATCTGTCAATTGAAGATAAAGGAGCAACATGTGAAAGATAAAATTCTTAGTGGCCTATCTATGGAAATAGGAGACGGGATAAGAACTTGTTTTTGGGAGGATAATTGGTTACAAGGTGGATCCTTGAAAGAAAGCTTTCCAAGAGTTTTCTCTGTTTCAAACTAGCAAAGATCTGTTATAGGGGATTGTGGGTTTTGGGATGGGTTAGAGTGGATATGAAATTTTCTTTGGAGGAGAGAATTGTTTCAATGGGAGTTGGCACTCGTCAACCAACTTCATGAAAGGCTAAAACTAGTTAAATTATCACCTGGTAGAGAGGACATCGTAGtgtgaaaatttgataaaaaatgtAGTTTTTCTACTAACTCTTTTGTGCAGGTGTTGCAGACAAAAACTGCATCGAAGGAAGTCACAAGCTACAGCTTTACTAGCTCAATTTGGAGAGGCTTGGTTCCGCCAAAAATTGAGCTCTTCGCATGGTTTGTCTTAGTGAAAAGAGTAAATACCAAAGAGAGAGTTAGTAAACTAGGTGTCAGTCATCTAAGTGATAATACCTGTGTTTTATGTAAAAAGGATGTAGAATTTGTTCATCATTCATTTCTCTGCTGTGAGTTTACTTGGCAGGTGTGGTGTGCTTGGTTGACATACTTTGATACAGTCTGGATTGTTCCGGGCTCGATCAAGAACTTGTTTGAGAGTTGGACAAGAGAGCTTGGTAAAAAAAGTTGAGCAGAATAAGCGGTTGGTTGGTTTCTGTGcgataatttgaaatatttgGATGGAACTAAATGTGAGAATATTTAAGAATGAAGAAAGTAGTATTGAGGACATCAAATTGAAGTCGGTGGTGAGTTTCAAAGAGTGGTCTAGTGCTGATCCATGAGATTGTTGATGGCAATGTCGAAGATGACAATGGATTAGTCATTGTAGGCAGTGACggatccaaaaattttaaatagtgGGGGCAAATATATagcatataaaaataataaattttttttataaatatattaaaatatataaaaaataaaaaatataaaaatattaaacattaaataatttttaattatttattatcaatactaatatattgataaataataatatagttattaatttatctttttataaactaaatataataataataataataataataataataataataataataataataataaatgaaactaatcaagatataaataaattatcttttaatcaataataaaaaaaacatattttttatgaattatgTATGATAAATagtatcttaaaaaaattatgcatCAAATTTCTCATATTCTCATATGTTTTATAGATTATTAAtaactatttaattattttaaaagaaagacaaaaaattaatctcaaataataataatagagttAATTATTTAGATAGATAAAAgtacaaaatatattaatattttaattgattttttttttatgtttgagaactaattatcaaaataaatattcaaTATAAAATTCTTCAATTTAGTAAATATTAAAGTgaagtagaaaaaaaaaatcagagatATAACCGTCAACTAAATAtattaaactaaataaattcattaattaaataatgctacaataataatattttgttttttattaaattgatttaatatatatttttattttatatttttagatacaaattagagtttaatttcaatgtattgatagtgtaaaatattttatataattatccAATTACGTTTATTTTGAATACAATTAATATAAAAggtagttattttttatgatatgatATTACGTAATTGGATACATATATAAAACTACTTTACATTAATAgtgtatcaaaatttaattctaaaactttaaaaatatatataaaataaatattttgacacaaattaatatgtattttttttaatgtgggggcaaatataatttttcaatgaggcacatatatatttatacatatattttcttatattttttcaaaatgctAGCGGGGCAATTGCCCCCACAACTCATTATATGTATCCGTTGTGGGTTATCTTTTGTTTTTACCTTTTTCTTGTAACTTGGTTCTTTGTATCGCTCTACTTTAGTGTGTTGAGCTTttctttgtaaaaaaaaaaaataataattatgagaatgtgaaagaagaagaagattatgATGTtatgaggatgatgatgataatgatgagtTTTAAGTTATGcagaatttatcaaaaaataatacCGAAACCTTTTAAATGTGACATAAAAGTTTATCAATTTTGATACTAAAATTTCTTAAACGTgacttagaaattttt includes:
- the LOC130960744 gene encoding homeobox-leucine zipper protein ANTHOCYANINLESS 2-like; this encodes MSFGGFLDNNSGGGDDGGGGGGVRNIVEIPYNNGGGGTTKNNIINNDNNRTTMPSGAISQPRLLTTTPTLAKSMFNSPGLSLALQTNLDGQGDVNNNNIMGSENNNNNYEGSNGGLRRSREEEHESRSGSDNMDGASGDEQDAADNNNPKRKKRYHRHTPQQIQELESLFKECPHPDEKQRLELSKRLCLETRQVKFWFQNRRTQMKTQLERHENTLLRQENDKLRAENMSIRDAMRNPMCSNCGGPAIIGELSLEEQHLRIENARLKDELDRVCALAGKFLGRPISSMGGPHPLPNSSLELGVGNNNNGYGCNLSINVPNSLPLGQEFGVNLSSPLGMVSGPAITRPQPSAVVGGFDRSMERSMLLELGLAAMDELVKMAQSCEPLWIRSLEIGGREVLNHEEYIRTFPNPCIALRTNSFVSEASRETGLVIINSLALVETLMDANRWAEMFPCMIARTSTTEVISNGINGTRNGALQLMHAELQVLSPLVPVREVNFLRFCKQHAEGVWAVVDVSIDAIRETSSAGAPTFVNCRRLPSGCIVQDMPNGYSKVTWVEHAEYEEREVHQLYRALLSSGMAFGAQRWIATLQRQCECLAILMSSTQPSRDHSAITASGRRSMLKLAQRMTNNFCAGVCASTVHKWNKLNNTGNTVDEDVRVMTRKSVDDPGEPPGIVLSAATSVWLPISPQRLFDFLRDERLRSEWDILSNGGPMQEMAHIAKGQDHGNCVSLLRAGAINSNQSSMLILQETCIDAAGSLVVYAPVDIPAMHVVMNGGDSAYVALLPSGFAIVPDGPGPRGAQNGGADANGGADANGGDDLGGGARGSGSLLTVAFQILVNSLPTAKLTVESVETVNNLISCTVQKIKAALRCES